One segment of Deinococcus metalli DNA contains the following:
- a CDS encoding RusA family crossover junction endodeoxyribonuclease, whose amino-acid sequence MNPFPTRDAAEAYLSRIPDLAQRAATRSRLGLYALTAPVVQPAPLPTPSAAPRVDEVLSLLPPRPAAPLPGVLTFTLPYPPSVNAIWRAVVITVKGQPQARTLFSQEGRDYRRSVAAVIASLRHSTARLALHLTAFPPGRRAQDLTKLLKALEDALTHAHVWADDSLIDDVRVTRGPVMPGGRVDVVITPLISTLFDGRDADV is encoded by the coding sequence ATGAACCCTTTCCCGACGCGCGACGCTGCTGAGGCGTACCTGAGCCGCATCCCGGACCTCGCGCAGCGCGCCGCGACGCGTAGCCGGCTGGGCCTGTACGCGCTCACAGCCCCCGTCGTCCAGCCGGCCCCGCTACCTACGCCCAGTGCGGCCCCGCGAGTGGACGAGGTTCTGTCCCTTCTGCCACCTCGTCCAGCAGCGCCGCTGCCCGGCGTCCTGACCTTCACCCTGCCGTATCCGCCCAGTGTGAACGCGATCTGGCGCGCGGTCGTAATCACAGTGAAGGGCCAGCCGCAGGCTCGCACCCTGTTCAGCCAGGAAGGCCGCGACTACCGGCGCAGCGTGGCGGCCGTCATCGCCAGCCTGCGCCACTCCACCGCGCGCCTTGCCCTGCACCTGACGGCCTTCCCGCCGGGCCGCCGGGCGCAGGATCTCACCAAACTGCTCAAGGCGCTGGAGGACGCCCTGACGCACGCGCACGTCTGGGCGGACGACTCGCTGATCGACGATGTGCGCGTGACGCGGGGGCCGGTCATGCCAGGCGGCCGGGTGGACGTGGTGATCACGCCACTGATCAGCACGCTGTTTGATGGAAGGGACGCGGATGTCTGA
- a CDS encoding DUF892 family protein, with translation MIAEWDEMIQEDVLPAAKDAGLIAAAQRVEHYEIAGYGTVVRYAEVLGLQEHATLLRTTEQEERDTELALTSASNTIDQDAARA, from the coding sequence CTGATTGCTGAGTGGGACGAGATGATCCAGGAGGACGTCCTCCCGGCCGCGAAGGACGCCGGATTGATCGCGGCGGCCCAGCGTGTGGAGCATTACGAGATCGCGGGGTATGGCACGGTCGTACGGTACGCGGAGGTGCTTGGGCTGCAGGAGCACGCGACGCTGCTCCGTACGACAGAGCAGGAGGAGAGGGACACGGAGCTCGCACTGACGTCGGCGTCGAACACGATCGACCAGGACGCGGCGCGCGCCTGA